The genomic DNA AATCAATGCTGCTGCTAGAATGTATAATCTGTCGTATAGCAAATTTATTAACGGATTAAAAAAGGCTAATGTGATTATTGATCGTAAGGTGTTAGCTGAGTTAGCTATATCTGATACCTCAGGTTTTGGAAAAATTACTGAGTTAGCGACTCAAGCTTTATAAATTAAATAAATTAAATAAATTAAATAAATTATACTGTATATTATGTCTTATGTCGGAATATTTACAAAATATAGATAAAATAAAACAAGATTTTTCAACTGATATAAGCTCGGCTAATGATTTTGATTTTTTAGAATCTATTTCAACAAAATATTTGGGTAAGAAAGGTAAAATAACTCAGCTTTTGAAAAGCTTAGCTATTTTACCTTCTGAAGAAAGACCTGTTGCTGGGAAACAAGCTAATTCACTCAAAAAAGAAATAGCTGATGCTATTCAAGATAAACGGAAAAATATTGAAGAAGTATTAGAATCTACTGAACAGGGAATAGATGTTTCTTTGTCGGGTAGGACTTTAGAAAGGGGGTATTTACACCCTCTTACTCAAGTAAACCGTCAAATATGTGATATCTTTGTAAAATTAGGATTCAGCATCGAAGAAGGGCCAGAAGTTGAGATGGATTACTATAATTTTGAAGCCCTTAATATTCCCAAAAATCATCCTGCAAGAGATATGCAGGATACATTTTATGTTTCAGAGAATATTGTATTAAGGACTCATACATCACCAATTCAAATCAGGACAATGGAGAAGATCGCTCCTCCTGTAAGAATTATTGCCCCAGGTAAAGTTTATAGGTGCGATTCGGATGTAACTCATACTCCAATGTTTCACCAGGTTGAGGGTTTATTAGTTGATAAAGGTATTACTTTTGGAGATTTAAAAGGAATATTAACTATGTTTGTTCATAGAATGTTTGATGAACGAACAAGTTTAAAGTTTAGGCCGAGTTTTTTTCCTTTTACCGAACCTTCAGCTGAAGTCGATATTCTTTGTGTTATGTGTAGAGGAAAAGGATGCAAGATTTGTTCTCATACTGGGTGGCTTGAAGTACTCGGAGCAGGAATGGTTCATCCTAAAGTGTTTGAAAATGTAGGATATGATCCGAGTGTTATTTCTGGATTTGCTTTTGGAATGGGAGTAGAGAGAATAGCTATGCTAAAATATAGCATAGATGATATTAGAAAATTTTTTGAAAATGATTTTAGATTTTTAAGGCAATTTTAAGATGAAAATTAGTCTCAGTTGGTTAAAAGAATACGTTGATATTAATGAAAATGTTTATAATATTGCTGATGCTCTTACAATGACAGGTCTTGAAGTTGAAGGTGTATCCCAGAGATATGATTATCTTAACACCGTGCTTGTAGGAAGGATAAAAGGAATTATCCCTCACCCTAATTCAAATGATTTGAAAATATGCTCCGTTGATACTGGTAACA from Desulfobacterales bacterium includes the following:
- the pheS gene encoding phenylalanine--tRNA ligase subunit alpha — translated: MSEYLQNIDKIKQDFSTDISSANDFDFLESISTKYLGKKGKITQLLKSLAILPSEERPVAGKQANSLKKEIADAIQDKRKNIEEVLESTEQGIDVSLSGRTLERGYLHPLTQVNRQICDIFVKLGFSIEEGPEVEMDYYNFEALNIPKNHPARDMQDTFYVSENIVLRTHTSPIQIRTMEKIAPPVRIIAPGKVYRCDSDVTHTPMFHQVEGLLVDKGITFGDLKGILTMFVHRMFDERTSLKFRPSFFPFTEPSAEVDILCVMCRGKGCKICSHTGWLEVLGAGMVHPKVFENVGYDPSVISGFAFGMGVERIAMLKYSIDDIRKFFENDFRFLRQF